Proteins encoded within one genomic window of Flavobacterium sp. NG2:
- a CDS encoding L-fucose isomerase, which yields MNRLIGRLPKIGIRPVIDGRERGVRESLEVQCMDMAKAAAKLISENLRFPSGEQVECVIADTTIGGVADAAACADKFSREGVEVSLTVTPCWCYGTEVMDTDPLMPKAVWGFNGTERPGAVYLAAALAGYSQKGLPAFGIYGKEVQDAGDMSIPKDVEEKLLRFAKAGIAVALMKGKSYLSIGYSSMGIAGSMVDVNFLQDYFGVRAEFVESVELLRRMDEGIYDHEEFEKALAWTKKNCKEGKDYNSEEARKSAEVKDQEWEKVVKMTLICRDLMNGNPKLKELGFGEEAKGRNAIMGGFQGQRQWTDYQPNADFTESILNSSFDWNGIRQAYTFATENDCLNAVSMLFGHLLTNKAQLFSDVRTYWSPESVERVTGKKLTGIAENGIIHLINSGSTTLDATAQQSDADGNPTMKPYWEITEEEVQKCLDNTKWPAAIWEYFRGGGFSSQFKTKGSMPMTMCRINLVKGIGPVLQIAEGWSVELPEDVHTVLDERTNPTWPTTWFVPRLTGKGYFKDVYSVMAKWGANHGAISHGHIGADLISLAAMLRIPVNMHNVADEDVFRPSAWSAFGEDLEGADYRACTNYGPLYGFKN from the coding sequence ATGAATAGATTAATAGGAAGACTTCCTAAAATTGGAATTCGCCCCGTAATTGATGGACGTGAGCGAGGAGTAAGAGAGTCATTAGAAGTACAATGTATGGATATGGCTAAGGCTGCGGCTAAATTAATTTCAGAAAACTTACGTTTCCCGAGTGGTGAACAAGTAGAATGTGTGATTGCTGATACTACTATTGGTGGTGTGGCCGATGCTGCTGCTTGTGCAGATAAATTTAGTAGAGAAGGTGTAGAAGTTTCTTTGACAGTAACTCCTTGTTGGTGTTATGGAACAGAGGTAATGGACACTGATCCTTTGATGCCTAAAGCCGTTTGGGGATTCAACGGAACCGAAAGACCAGGGGCTGTTTATTTAGCTGCAGCCTTGGCTGGATATTCTCAAAAAGGATTGCCTGCTTTCGGAATCTATGGTAAAGAAGTTCAAGATGCTGGAGATATGAGTATTCCTAAAGATGTAGAAGAAAAATTATTGCGTTTTGCTAAAGCTGGTATTGCAGTAGCTTTGATGAAAGGGAAGTCTTATTTGTCTATTGGATATAGTTCTATGGGAATTGCAGGTTCAATGGTGGATGTGAATTTCTTGCAAGATTATTTCGGAGTGAGAGCCGAGTTTGTAGAGTCAGTTGAATTGTTGCGTCGTATGGACGAAGGGATTTATGACCATGAAGAATTCGAAAAAGCATTAGCTTGGACTAAGAAAAATTGTAAAGAAGGAAAAGATTATAATAGCGAGGAAGCTCGCAAATCAGCTGAAGTGAAAGATCAGGAATGGGAAAAAGTAGTTAAAATGACTTTAATCTGTCGTGATTTAATGAACGGAAATCCTAAATTGAAAGAACTAGGTTTTGGAGAAGAAGCTAAAGGTAGAAATGCCATTATGGGTGGATTCCAAGGACAACGTCAGTGGACAGATTACCAGCCAAACGCTGATTTTACAGAGTCTATTTTGAACTCTTCTTTCGACTGGAACGGTATTCGTCAAGCCTATACTTTTGCTACTGAAAATGACTGTTTAAATGCTGTTTCGATGTTGTTTGGTCACTTATTGACTAATAAAGCACAATTGTTCTCAGATGTACGTACGTACTGGAGCCCAGAATCAGTAGAAAGAGTTACCGGTAAAAAATTAACAGGAATTGCTGAAAACGGAATCATTCACTTGATTAATTCAGGGTCAACGACTTTGGATGCTACAGCACAACAATCAGATGCTGATGGTAATCCTACGATGAAACCGTATTGGGAAATTACTGAAGAAGAAGTTCAAAAATGTTTGGATAATACCAAATGGCCAGCAGCTATCTGGGAATACTTTAGAGGTGGAGGATTCTCTTCACAATTTAAAACGAAAGGAAGCATGCCAATGACAATGTGTCGAATCAACCTTGTAAAAGGAATTGGACCAGTATTGCAAATTGCTGAAGGATGGAGTGTTGAACTTCCTGAAGATGTTCATACCGTTTTAGATGAAAGAACAAATCCTACTTGGCCTACGACTTGGTTTGTACCAAGATTAACAGGAAAAGGATATTTTAAAGATGTGTATAGTGTAATGGCAAAATGGGGAGCAAACCACGGTGCTATTTCTCACGGTCATATTGGAGCTGATTTAATTTCATTGGCTGCTATGTTGAGAATTCCTGTGAATATGCACAATGTGGCCGATGAAGATGTTTTCCGTCCAAGTGCATGGTCTGCTTTTGGAGAGGACCTTGAAGGCGCTGATTATAGAGCTTGTACTAATTACGGCCCGCTTTATGGGTTCAAAAATTAA
- a CDS encoding AraC family transcriptional regulator → MEFVKKIELGDPSTNKQNFIDIKLKLSCCRYWYLDLWDCHDMVFPFWRIYWNKNEGGALKFQEETYIMKPDSLYIISPFTSFSTQYSKNHKYSTGIHVAGNNLSERDNETYYEEKSLIHFFTHFNLGTPFDNVVPGIFKIELTEHLNERLHYLTDRLKSENHDFKLTFNLKLQSFIKEAISNIGPELWKTITIDSRVLTIHRYIEASIDKKLSNSELAEIVNMAPNSFARLFKEEMNITLHNFIQNRKIAKACELFEHSSETIENVSDILGFADRYHFSRVFKSITGISPAVYKSGKYT, encoded by the coding sequence ATGGAATTTGTAAAAAAAATAGAACTAGGAGATCCATCCACGAATAAACAGAACTTTATCGACATTAAATTAAAACTATCTTGTTGCCGATATTGGTATCTTGACTTATGGGATTGTCACGATATGGTGTTTCCGTTTTGGAGGATTTACTGGAACAAAAACGAAGGCGGAGCATTAAAATTCCAAGAGGAGACCTATATAATGAAACCCGACTCCTTATATATCATATCCCCTTTCACCTCTTTTTCTACCCAATATTCTAAGAACCACAAGTACAGCACCGGAATACATGTAGCTGGCAACAACCTATCTGAAAGAGACAACGAAACCTATTATGAAGAAAAATCGTTGATTCATTTTTTTACCCACTTTAATCTTGGAACCCCTTTTGACAATGTCGTTCCTGGTATCTTTAAAATTGAATTAACCGAACACCTTAACGAGCGACTTCACTACTTAACCGACCGATTAAAATCTGAAAATCACGACTTTAAACTCACTTTCAACTTAAAACTACAGTCCTTTATTAAGGAAGCAATATCCAATATAGGCCCCGAGCTTTGGAAAACAATAACTATAGATAGTAGAGTTTTAACTATACATAGATATATAGAAGCTAGCATTGATAAAAAACTTAGCAATTCAGAACTAGCCGAAATAGTCAATATGGCTCCTAATTCCTTTGCCCGTTTATTCAAAGAAGAAATGAATATTACCCTACATAATTTTATTCAAAACAGAAAGATAGCCAAAGCCTGTGAACTATTTGAACATTCGAGCGAAACCATTGAAAACGTTTCAGATATCTTAGGATTCGCTGATCGTTATCATTTTTCTCGCGTTTTTAAATCCATCACTGGAATCTCGCCAGCCGTATATAAATCGGGCAAATACACCTAA
- a CDS encoding glycoside hydrolase family 2 protein, translating to MKKLALALVFLGWSFVSLKAQTLKNTSNNKTEIQYLSGIDKDHMVDWDFFCSEGNNSGKWTKIGVPSCWELQGFGGYNYGHDGRDKTKKIHKEYGLYKRSFFAPLQWKNNEVKIVFEGVMTDAEVKINGKLAGEIHQGAFYEFKYTISELLKYGKENLLEVKVNKVSSNTSINFAERDADFWIFGGIYRPVYLEIVPKDFMERIAVNAKADGTIEMDVFSASKKATGVQLFLSDLKGNKIQDLPLDSMNFKNGKWSIATKAKNVKTWNPEKPNLYLLNVALVDKSKKVLHSLTERIGFRTVEIKAGDGIYVNGQRIKFKGVNRHSFYPSSGRTTSKALSIAHVKMMKDMNMNAVRMSHYPPDVHFLEVCDSLGLFVIDEVCTWHSPHLDTKVGEKIVKETVVRDVNHPSILLWANGNETGWNTELDDDYAIWDIQKREVLHPWNIFNKTNTMHYPSYHVFAYDGYAKDKIYFPTEFLHGLYDGGHGAGLEDYWKQMWNMPLSAGGFLWDFADEAVVRTDKNGFLDADGNHAADGIVGPYGEKEASYFTIKQIWSPIYLEDRFIKNDFNGVFRVENRYHFTNLEECKITAKWVQFEGPKGSSKLNVLAQSNVALPSLKPGEKGTFTVALPTNWQTADALYLTAIDATGMEIFTWSYPVKTPQQLNTRIIAKSNNGAIKMVKDNGQIIVEAAGIRYVFSDKTSLLQEVKKEGKLIPFHNGPIILGHKDKIISLTTNTQKDKIEILTVFELKDKSPDWASHKELSSDQIKWTIHSNGLLDLEVQIKGKKQVTDYKGITFSFPESEVSGMKWLGDGPYRVWRNRMKGTQFKVWENDYNNTVTGESGFVYPEFKGFFSSLYWATVKGKNNNGFTIYCHSPHTFLRMLTPQNPTPKEDPKGRLSPKFPQGDISFVKNIPAIGTKFQEGDKMGPQGNSENYFGNDDEPIVLHLTFEF from the coding sequence ATGAAAAAGCTGGCTTTAGCACTGGTGTTTTTAGGATGGAGTTTTGTGTCATTGAAAGCACAAACTCTTAAAAATACCTCAAATAACAAAACCGAAATTCAGTATTTATCTGGAATCGATAAAGACCATATGGTGGACTGGGATTTCTTTTGTTCTGAAGGAAATAATAGCGGGAAATGGACCAAAATTGGTGTGCCTTCTTGTTGGGAATTACAGGGATTTGGTGGTTATAACTACGGACATGATGGACGAGATAAGACCAAAAAAATACATAAAGAATATGGTTTGTACAAGCGTTCTTTTTTTGCTCCTTTACAATGGAAAAACAATGAAGTTAAGATTGTTTTTGAAGGTGTAATGACGGATGCCGAGGTAAAAATCAACGGAAAACTAGCAGGAGAAATTCACCAAGGTGCTTTTTATGAATTCAAATATACCATTAGCGAACTTTTAAAATACGGTAAAGAAAATTTACTAGAAGTAAAAGTAAATAAGGTGTCGTCCAATACTTCCATTAATTTTGCCGAGCGTGATGCTGATTTTTGGATTTTTGGCGGAATTTACCGTCCCGTTTATCTTGAAATTGTACCAAAAGACTTTATGGAACGTATAGCAGTTAATGCTAAAGCGGATGGTACTATTGAAATGGATGTTTTTTCTGCTTCTAAAAAAGCAACTGGAGTGCAACTGTTTTTATCCGACCTAAAAGGGAATAAAATTCAGGATTTACCGCTCGATAGCATGAATTTTAAAAATGGTAAATGGTCTATTGCTACTAAGGCAAAGAACGTAAAAACCTGGAATCCTGAAAAACCGAATCTTTACTTATTAAACGTAGCCCTTGTAGATAAAAGTAAAAAAGTATTGCACAGCCTTACCGAACGCATTGGTTTTAGAACGGTTGAAATCAAAGCTGGCGATGGCATCTATGTTAATGGACAGCGAATCAAATTCAAAGGAGTGAATCGTCATTCTTTTTATCCATCATCAGGAAGAACCACCTCTAAAGCATTAAGTATAGCTCATGTAAAAATGATGAAAGATATGAATATGAATGCAGTTCGTATGTCACATTATCCGCCTGATGTTCATTTTTTAGAAGTTTGTGATTCCTTAGGTTTATTTGTTATTGATGAAGTATGTACTTGGCATTCTCCTCATTTGGATACTAAAGTAGGCGAAAAAATTGTAAAAGAAACCGTTGTTAGAGATGTTAACCATCCTTCGATTTTATTATGGGCAAATGGAAATGAAACAGGCTGGAATACAGAATTGGATGATGATTATGCCATCTGGGATATTCAAAAAAGAGAGGTTTTGCATCCGTGGAATATTTTTAATAAAACCAATACCATGCATTATCCAAGTTATCATGTGTTTGCTTATGATGGGTATGCCAAAGACAAAATATATTTCCCAACTGAATTTCTGCACGGATTATACGATGGAGGTCATGGAGCAGGTTTAGAAGATTATTGGAAACAAATGTGGAATATGCCTTTATCGGCAGGTGGATTTTTATGGGATTTTGCAGATGAAGCCGTAGTTCGTACCGATAAAAACGGATTTTTGGATGCCGATGGAAATCACGCAGCTGATGGAATTGTAGGCCCTTATGGCGAGAAAGAAGCGAGTTATTTTACCATCAAACAGATTTGGTCTCCCATATACCTAGAAGATCGTTTTATTAAAAATGATTTCAATGGTGTTTTTAGGGTAGAAAATCGCTATCATTTTACAAATTTAGAGGAGTGCAAAATCACGGCTAAGTGGGTTCAATTTGAAGGGCCTAAAGGTTCTAGTAAATTAAATGTTTTAGCACAATCAAACGTAGCATTGCCAAGTTTGAAACCAGGCGAAAAAGGAACATTCACTGTAGCTTTACCAACGAATTGGCAAACAGCTGATGCATTGTACTTAACAGCAATAGATGCCACTGGAATGGAAATTTTCACTTGGAGTTACCCTGTAAAGACACCACAACAACTGAATACAAGGATTATAGCTAAGTCTAACAATGGAGCTATTAAAATGGTTAAAGACAACGGTCAAATAATCGTAGAGGCTGCTGGAATACGCTATGTTTTTTCAGATAAAACAAGTTTGTTGCAAGAGGTGAAAAAAGAAGGAAAACTAATTCCGTTTCACAATGGCCCTATCATTTTAGGACATAAGGATAAAATCATTTCGCTAACAACCAACACCCAAAAGGATAAGATTGAGATTCTTACGGTTTTCGAATTAAAAGACAAATCTCCTGATTGGGCTTCGCATAAAGAGTTGAGTTCTGATCAAATAAAATGGACAATTCATTCTAATGGTTTGTTGGATTTAGAAGTTCAAATAAAAGGAAAAAAGCAAGTAACCGATTATAAAGGAATTACATTTTCATTTCCTGAATCAGAAGTCAGCGGTATGAAATGGCTAGGTGATGGTCCGTACAGAGTGTGGCGAAATAGGATGAAAGGAACGCAGTTTAAAGTTTGGGAGAATGATTATAACAATACCGTGACTGGAGAGTCTGGATTTGTTTATCCTGAATTTAAAGGTTTTTTCTCAAGTTTGTATTGGGCGACTGTAAAAGGGAAAAACAATAATGGCTTTACCATTTATTGTCATTCACCACATACGTTCTTGCGAATGCTTACCCCACAAAACCCTACACCGAAAGAGGATCCTAAAGGCCGATTGTCGCCTAAATTTCCTCAAGGAGATATTTCCTTTGTGAAAAACATACCTGCCATTGGAACTAAATTTCAAGAAGGAGACAAAATGGGACCTCAAGGCAATTCTGAAAATTATTTTGGAAATGATGATGAGCCTATTGTCCTTCATTTAACATTTGAATTTTAA
- the rhaD gene encoding rhamnulose-1-phosphate aldolase, whose product MSDIKLPVEVEKELKKVSKVAGYLWQREWAERNAGNISMNLSSFFDKNEIIEKTKGKEFVPFDFPKDCAGFVIYITGTGCYLRDLVDMLEEVSCILYINEDATGYTIIWGGKRPNFGPTCELISHASIHLFNSVHHPENLAVVHTHPLELICMSHHELFDNEEELNRQIWMMCPEVKVFVPKGIHCTPYALSSTASLAKVTIDAFKTRNVSLWEKHGATATAPDVEKAWDFLDVANKGAKLLMMCWAAGFQPAGLSNEQLTELEQFT is encoded by the coding sequence ATGAGTGATATAAAACTTCCAGTTGAAGTAGAGAAAGAATTGAAAAAAGTGTCCAAAGTAGCTGGATATTTATGGCAGAGAGAATGGGCAGAAAGAAATGCAGGGAATATTTCTATGAACCTTAGTTCGTTCTTTGATAAAAACGAAATAATTGAGAAAACAAAAGGGAAAGAGTTTGTTCCTTTTGATTTTCCTAAAGACTGTGCAGGTTTTGTAATCTATATTACAGGTACAGGATGTTACTTAAGAGATTTGGTGGATATGTTGGAAGAAGTATCTTGTATTCTTTATATAAACGAAGACGCTACGGGTTATACCATTATTTGGGGTGGAAAAAGACCAAACTTTGGGCCTACCTGTGAGTTGATTTCTCATGCTAGTATTCACTTGTTTAATTCTGTTCATCATCCAGAAAATTTAGCAGTGGTACATACACATCCTTTGGAGTTGATTTGTATGAGTCACCATGAATTATTTGATAATGAAGAAGAATTGAATAGACAAATTTGGATGATGTGTCCTGAGGTTAAAGTTTTTGTTCCTAAAGGAATTCACTGTACGCCATATGCATTGTCAAGTACAGCATCTTTAGCTAAGGTTACCATAGATGCTTTTAAAACGAGAAACGTTTCTCTTTGGGAAAAACACGGAGCAACGGCAACTGCACCAGATGTTGAAAAAGCTTGGGACTTTTTGGATGTAGCCAATAAAGGAGCGAAGTTGTTAATGATGTGTTGGGCAGCTGGTTTCCAACCTGCAGGACTTTCAAATGAGCAATTGACAGAATTAGAGCAATTTACTTAA
- a CDS encoding right-handed parallel beta-helix repeat-containing protein, producing the protein MKKNSLVFFLFLIAINAFSKEYHVDGRNTSAGDGSVANPFKTITQAANIMVKGDICYIHQGTYRENIVPKNSGTASKPILFTCFEKDIVIISATEQMKDWKKYSGNIYKKSDVNLVLGDGNNVYHNQKKMQIARWPNDSDQNEYTLDAKYIDITKGNYSMSFISNNEIPNIDWTGGSIHYLGAHSGCSWERTITQYDKDLHRVYFEELPNNWPFGETHSPKRLENGHRGIFYLMNKLEALDAPREWYYDEKNKALYFYAPEGKNPNEDLVEAAARVHTAILDKDYIQLKGLNFFGGMITITGNHNKITNCMVKHGAERLITNLKGAALPDAAIQVLKGSHNLIEKSVLENGTLNGIYLGSQAEDSRVENCIVQYFNTIGLHAQLLNSGGARAKIFKNSFYGSARDGVKVTGDDSEFAYNHVQKSLISGADGGLFYVTGNSIPKNISLHHNWFHDAYAAPHAGKKATGIYLDNNAAGYIVHHNVVWDVEWGGLHFNWTAVKNEIYNNTFWNTGAAEQSLIDSWVPKRDGVQTNVKDNTLYNNISDVRPWWHSGDGGKYRVDEKEYEGPEADNDFKNNQQYAALPFSVEKGKMFAPLANSPLIDKGLKIKKVTDGYKGNAPDMGAYEYGEAIWIPGVDWTPTGFAWIPGTDYKKVEFINKAKK; encoded by the coding sequence ATGAAAAAAAACAGTCTAGTATTTTTTCTATTCTTGATAGCTATAAATGCTTTCTCTAAAGAATATCATGTTGATGGACGTAATACATCAGCTGGTGATGGTTCGGTTGCAAATCCGTTCAAAACCATCACACAGGCGGCTAACATTATGGTCAAAGGAGATATATGTTATATTCACCAAGGAACCTATCGTGAAAATATTGTTCCTAAAAATTCGGGTACGGCCTCAAAACCAATATTGTTTACTTGTTTTGAAAAGGATATTGTAATAATATCGGCTACTGAGCAAATGAAGGATTGGAAGAAATACTCGGGAAATATTTATAAAAAATCGGATGTGAATTTGGTTTTAGGAGATGGGAATAATGTGTATCACAATCAAAAAAAGATGCAAATTGCCCGTTGGCCTAATGACTCAGACCAGAATGAATACACACTAGATGCCAAATATATTGATATTACTAAGGGCAATTACTCCATGTCTTTTATTAGCAATAACGAAATCCCAAATATCGACTGGACAGGTGGAAGTATTCATTATTTAGGAGCGCATAGTGGGTGCAGTTGGGAACGTACTATTACTCAATATGACAAGGATTTACACCGAGTTTATTTTGAAGAATTGCCTAACAATTGGCCTTTTGGAGAAACCCACAGTCCCAAACGTTTAGAAAACGGTCATCGAGGAATTTTCTATCTCATGAATAAATTAGAAGCGCTTGATGCACCACGGGAATGGTATTATGATGAAAAAAACAAAGCGCTTTATTTCTATGCTCCGGAGGGAAAAAATCCTAATGAAGACTTGGTTGAGGCTGCTGCTCGCGTTCATACCGCCATTCTTGACAAAGATTATATTCAGTTGAAAGGCCTTAATTTTTTTGGTGGAATGATTACCATTACGGGAAATCATAATAAAATCACCAATTGTATGGTAAAACATGGGGCAGAACGTTTGATAACCAATTTAAAAGGGGCTGCTTTACCAGATGCCGCTATTCAAGTCTTAAAAGGAAGTCACAACCTAATCGAGAAATCAGTTTTAGAAAATGGAACTTTAAATGGCATTTACTTAGGTAGTCAAGCTGAAGATAGCAGGGTCGAAAATTGTATTGTTCAATATTTTAACACCATAGGCTTACATGCGCAATTGCTGAATAGTGGAGGAGCTCGCGCTAAGATTTTCAAAAATTCATTTTATGGTTCGGCAAGAGATGGGGTAAAAGTTACGGGTGATGATAGTGAGTTTGCTTACAATCACGTTCAAAAAAGTTTAATTTCAGGAGCCGATGGAGGCTTGTTTTATGTAACGGGTAACAGTATTCCCAAAAATATTAGTTTGCATCACAACTGGTTTCATGATGCTTATGCTGCACCACATGCAGGAAAAAAAGCAACGGGTATTTACCTTGACAATAATGCTGCTGGCTATATCGTCCATCACAATGTCGTTTGGGATGTGGAATGGGGTGGTTTGCATTTTAACTGGACAGCAGTCAAAAATGAAATATACAATAATACTTTTTGGAATACTGGGGCTGCTGAGCAATCACTGATTGATAGCTGGGTACCTAAAAGAGATGGAGTTCAGACCAATGTTAAAGACAATACACTCTACAATAATATTTCAGATGTTCGCCCTTGGTGGCATTCTGGTGATGGAGGCAAATACAGAGTGGATGAAAAAGAATACGAAGGTCCTGAAGCCGACAATGATTTTAAAAACAACCAGCAATATGCAGCACTTCCTTTTAGTGTTGAAAAAGGTAAGATGTTTGCTCCTTTGGCCAATTCACCACTAATTGATAAAGGACTTAAAATTAAAAAAGTAACCGATGGTTACAAAGGGAATGCCCCTGACATGGGTGCTTATGAGTATGGAGAAGCCATTTGGATTCCTGGAGTCGATTGGACACCTACTGGTTTTGCGTGGATTCCTGGAACCGATTACAAGAAAGTGGAATTTATAAATAAAGCTAAAAAATAA
- a CDS encoding FGGY family carbohydrate kinase, whose translation MKNVIAVFDIGKTNKKMFLFDKDFKVVQTDSIRFDEVVDDDNDPCDDIESIEKWIKKEIETVQQENKFTIKAINFSTHGASLVYLDKEGERITPLYNYLKPLNMNFNAFYEMHGGVEEFSRKTASPAYGMLNSGLQMYWLKNQKPHFWDKVESILHYPQYLSYLFSKKVTADFTSIGAHTAIWNFDKMEYHKWLSFENISLPEPKPGKQACMSMVNGQEIAIGKGLHDSSSSIIPLLESNENSGKEFVLLSTGTWIICMNPFSKEPLTQQQLKNDCLCFMTPDKQQIKSSMQFLGRVHEVNAIELSNHFGVTKNHYLELTLDKGLCTAILAKKEDKFFPTEIPDDFKSELKDLDCFEDYEHAYYQLIYEITKPVHEGIMRILDADHNLKEVYISGGFNRNEMFVEYLRQMMPNQKILFPKGENASALGAAMLMKNYLD comes from the coding sequence GTGAAAAACGTTATTGCTGTTTTTGATATTGGTAAAACCAATAAAAAAATGTTTTTATTTGATAAGGATTTTAAAGTCGTACAAACTGATTCGATTCGTTTTGATGAGGTAGTGGATGACGATAACGACCCTTGTGATGATATTGAGTCTATTGAAAAATGGATAAAGAAGGAAATAGAAACAGTTCAGCAAGAAAATAAATTTACAATAAAGGCCATCAATTTTTCAACTCATGGTGCAAGTTTGGTTTATTTGGATAAAGAGGGGGAGCGTATTACCCCTCTTTATAACTACTTAAAGCCATTGAACATGAATTTTAATGCATTTTATGAAATGCATGGTGGAGTGGAAGAGTTTTCTAGAAAAACCGCTTCGCCAGCTTACGGAATGCTAAATTCAGGCTTGCAAATGTATTGGTTGAAAAATCAAAAACCTCATTTTTGGGATAAAGTGGAATCTATTTTACATTATCCACAATACTTGAGTTATTTGTTTTCCAAAAAAGTAACTGCCGATTTTACATCGATAGGAGCGCATACGGCAATTTGGAATTTTGACAAAATGGAATACCACAAATGGTTGTCATTTGAAAATATTTCTTTGCCAGAGCCAAAACCTGGAAAACAAGCATGTATGTCAATGGTTAACGGGCAAGAAATTGCTATTGGGAAGGGTTTACATGATAGTTCTTCTTCTATTATTCCGTTGTTAGAAAGCAATGAGAATTCAGGTAAGGAATTTGTGTTGTTGTCAACAGGAACTTGGATTATTTGCATGAATCCGTTTAGTAAAGAGCCCTTAACACAACAGCAATTAAAAAATGATTGCCTGTGTTTTATGACTCCTGATAAGCAACAAATTAAGTCTTCGATGCAGTTTTTAGGACGTGTACACGAAGTGAATGCTATTGAGTTGAGTAATCATTTTGGGGTAACCAAAAATCATTATTTAGAATTAACACTTGATAAAGGACTTTGTACAGCAATTTTAGCAAAGAAAGAAGACAAATTCTTTCCAACTGAAATTCCAGATGATTTTAAAAGTGAGTTAAAGGATTTAGATTGTTTTGAGGATTACGAGCATGCTTATTACCAATTGATTTATGAAATTACAAAACCTGTACATGAAGGAATTATGCGTATTTTAGATGCAGATCATAACTTGAAAGAAGTGTATATTTCAGGAGGTTTTAATCGTAATGAAATGTTTGTTGAATACCTACGCCAAATGATGCCAAATCAAAAAATATTATTCCCAAAAGGAGAAAATGCTAGTGCTTTGGGAGCGGCTATGTTGATGAAAAACTATTTGGATTAG